Proteins co-encoded in one Kutzneria chonburiensis genomic window:
- the panD gene encoding aspartate 1-decarboxylase, which translates to MHRTLMNGKIHRATVTQADLHYVGSLTIDADLMAAADIVEGERVQIVDITNGARLETYAITGEPGSGVIGVNGAAAHLVHPGDLVIIITYAQVDDAERAHHKPRVVHVDADNRQVHLGHDPAEPVPGDATQRTGRAVAAAAATN; encoded by the coding sequence ATGCACCGCACGCTGATGAACGGCAAGATCCACCGGGCCACGGTGACCCAGGCCGACCTGCACTACGTCGGCTCGCTGACCATCGACGCCGACCTGATGGCGGCGGCCGACATCGTGGAGGGCGAGCGGGTCCAGATCGTCGACATCACCAACGGCGCGCGCCTGGAGACCTACGCCATCACCGGCGAGCCCGGCTCCGGCGTGATCGGCGTCAACGGCGCCGCCGCGCACCTCGTGCACCCGGGCGACCTCGTGATCATCATCACCTACGCCCAGGTCGACGACGCCGAGCGGGCGCACCACAAGCCGCGGGTGGTGCACGTGGACGCGGACAACCGGCAGGTCCACCTCGGCCATGACCCGGCCGAGCCGGTGCCGGGCGACGCGACGCAGCGCACGGGCCGGGCGGTTGCCGCCGCCGCGGCCACTAACTAA